ATGTTCAAGGGGTAAGATTTTTAGAATAGTTGAGAATACACTCAGATGATCTTAGGATGAGTAGGAGGATAAATTTTGAAAGCCGTGTCGGACACTATAGCTCAAAAAATTGACGGAAACGTATTAAAAGATATGATAAGGTCGGGGTCTCGTCTGCTGGAGCAAAGGAAGAAGGAAATTGATGCTTTGAATGTATTTCCGGTCCCGGACGGGGATACGGGTACAAATATGAATTTGACATTCAAAGCAGCATCATTAGCAGCAGACAAGGTAACGGGCAATTCTGTGCATGAAGTCGCAAGTGCCGCTTCTACAGGTTCCCTGATGGGTGCTAGGGGGAATTCAGGTGTTATTTTGTCTCAGATCATGAGAGGGATTGCCAGGGGCTTGGAAGGTCTTAACGAAGCAAATGCTCTCCAGATGGCTCATGCGCTGCAAACCGGTGTTGAAAGCGCGTACAAGGCAGTAATGAAACCGGTCGAAGGAACAATTCTTACTGTATCCAGGGAGACTGCCCGGGGTGCATATCTTAAAGCAAAAAGCGGAACGACTGATATTCTGGAAGTTTTGAGGGCTGGTTGTGAAAAAGGTGAAGAGGCGCTGGCCAGGACGCCTGAGATGCTGCCTGTTCTGAAACAGGCAGGTGTGGTTGATGCCGGCGGTCAGGGCTTCCTGACTATTCTATACGGCTGGATCTTGGCTTTGGAAGGCAAGGAAATTGGTTATGCTGAGGTACAGCAGGAGGAGGTCCAGATTCCTGCGGTTTCAGGTATTATTGCCGTTGGAAGCTTGGAATTTCCATATTGTACTGAGTTTCTGGTGAAAGGAAATGGCCTTGATCCCGATATTATAAGACAGGCACTCCTGGACAAAGGTGACTGCTTGTTGGTCGTGGGCACGGAGGATGTGGTCAAGATCCATATTCACACCCGGAACCCCGGACTTATTTTGGATTATGCCATCAAATATGGTTCTCTGCATGAAGTTCAGATTCACAATATGCTTGCCCAGAATGAGCTGGCTGCCCATCAGGCCAAAAATGTGCCTGAAAGCAGTGAAGCTGCTTATACCGGCGGGCTTGAGGATGCTTCATCAGGGGCTCCTGCAGACCAGGCGGCTTCGGCCGGGACAACAAAGGTCAAGGACTATGGGATCGTTGCCGTCGCCATGGGAGAAGGTATTGCCCAAATCTTCACCAGTCTGGGTGTCGATGAGGTTGTTTTCGGCGGTCAGACGATGAATCCGAGTACCAGTGATCTTGCCGAAGCGATTAGGAAAGTTCCCGCCCGCCATATTTTCCTTCTGCCGAACAACAGTAACATCATCATGGCGGCCGGTCAGGTCAACGAACTGATTGAAGACAAGGAAATCTACGTTATTCCGACTAAGACAATACCGCAGGCGATCGCTTCTTTACTTGCTTTCAATTCCGACAGCCTTCCGGAGGAAAACGTTCAAAATATGACAACGGCATTCAAACAGGTAAGTTCGGGAGAAGTAACTTATGCAGTCAGAAATTCGCAGTATGGCGAGCTGGAGATTGCCGAAGGGGATATTCTTGGCCTGATTGAGGGAACAATAAAGACGACAGGCAGAGATATTCTCGACGTTGCCAAAAATGTTCTGGAGGAAATGAATTGGCGCGAAAAGGATCTTGTCACCATTTTTTACGGTAAAGACATGGCTGAAGAAGATGTAAGCCTGCTTACGGACTGGCTTAGCGAGGAAAAACCGGAGATTGAAGTCGAGGTTTATTCAGGGAAACAGCCATTATATTATTATATTCTCGGGGTTGAATAAACAAAAAAACTTCGGCTTCGGCCGAAGTTTTTTTTATCCAAGCCGGTTTCTCGATGTAGGTCTTCGAAAGCATCTTGTTAGGGCAGATCTCCTAAGCCAATCTGCTAGGGTAAGTCTGCATGCCACAATACCGCTTTCGGCTATTGCGTCTTCCTTGACGCAAAAAGCCACACTACGCCATCCAGACTTACCCTAGCATAATGGTTTTGTAAGTAACTAAGCTATCGTAAATGTATGAATGAAAGAGAAAAGATTACCCCAAGTTATTACTGAAGGAAGGTGAGCGGGTGAAGGTTGGGAGTGTTTTTGATTTGCTGGGGCCGGTAATGGTCGGGCCATCAAGTTCCCATACGGCGGGGGCGGTCAGGCTTGGTCTGATGGCTGCTAAAATACTTGGCGCCGAAGTGAAGCAGGCCCGTATCCAGCTGCACGGTTCTTTCGCTGAGACGGGGAAGGGACATGGAACTCATCTTGCCTTGACAGCAGGGCTGCTCGGGATGAAGCCGGATGATAGCCGGATCAGGGAGGCTTCGAGGATTGCACTAGAGGCTGGGATGGAAACGGTATTTGAAAATGTCAATCTGGGTGATGTACACCCGAATTCGGTTCGTTTCCTGCTAACCGGCTGGGGTGGGGAAAAAGCTGAAATCAATGGTTCATCGCTGGGCGGCGGGAAAATTCTGATTACTGCGGTTAATGACTTTAACGTGGAGTTTACCGGGGAATATCCTGCCTTAATTGCGATCTATATGGATTACCCGGGAATGATAGCTGAAATAACCAAACTGCTTGCGGGCAAAGGAATCAATATTGCCCAGATGAAAGTATCCAGAGAAGGCAAAGGGCAAAATGCGCTGGCGGTTATTGAGACGGATGAGCCGATCACGGATATTCTTAGCAGCGAAATGAAAAAGATGCCGATGATCGAGCAGGTGATGTTTATTGAACCCATCATAGACATTTGACGCGGGGGGTTGACAGATGCGTTCTTATGGTGAATTAGTGGAAAAAACCGAAAAGCTTAATAAAAAAATCAGTGATATGGTTCTTCAGGAGGAATGTCTGAGGACAGGTATACCGGCTGAACAGCTGTTAAAAAAAATGAAGAACCATTATGCCGTGATGCGGGAATCAGTTGAAAGTGGAATGACCGGAGAATGGAAATCATTGTCAGGACTTGTAGGAGGAGAAGCTGCTCTTTTGGAGAAATATAGAGAAAGCGGCAAGTCGATTCTGGGTAATCTGGTGAACAAGGCAGCAGCCAGAGCAATGGCCGTAGCTGAGGTAAACGCCGGTATGGGCAGGATCGTTGCAGCACCGACAGCAGGATCGTGCGGCGTGTTGCCCGCTGTACTGCTGACAGTTCAGGAAATGTCGGATGCAACGGAAGAAGATGCCGTTCAGACTCTTTTTACATCTGCCGGCCTTGGGATGGTCATTGCGGAAAGAGCTAGTGTCTCAGGTGCAGAAGGCGGGTGTCAGGCTGAGATAGGTTCAGCGGCTGCCATGGCTGCAGCGGCAGCAGTGGAATTGTGCGGCGGATCGCCCGATCAAACAGCGCAGGCAGCAGCATTGGCTTTGAAAAGTTTTCTTGGTTTAGTCTGTGACCCTGTAGCCGGGCTGGTCGAGGTGCCCTGTGTAAAAAGGAATGCCATGGCAGCAGTTATAGCATTAACCGCAGCCGAAATGGCTTTGGCTGGAATCAAAAGTGCGATCCCATTGGATGAGGTCATTGATGCAATGGCTTCAATCGGCAGGGAGATGTCCTGCAGCCTTAAGGAAACGTCCCGGGGGGGACTCGCCGTCACTCCTGCGGCTCAGAAATATAAAGATCATTTGGCAAGGTGAGAATGTGCTGCAATCAGATCATTGGCGAAACAGCGTGAATAGGGCGATGAAAGCCGAGGAAAAACAGGGATTTATTAATACAGGCGCAGTCGGCGGCTTCAGCAGCTTTTTACTGGACTTGCTTGCTGAACTGGACGGTGT
This genomic stretch from Dehalobacter restrictus DSM 9455 harbors:
- a CDS encoding DAK2 domain-containing protein, translated to MKAVSDTIAQKIDGNVLKDMIRSGSRLLEQRKKEIDALNVFPVPDGDTGTNMNLTFKAASLAADKVTGNSVHEVASAASTGSLMGARGNSGVILSQIMRGIARGLEGLNEANALQMAHALQTGVESAYKAVMKPVEGTILTVSRETARGAYLKAKSGTTDILEVLRAGCEKGEEALARTPEMLPVLKQAGVVDAGGQGFLTILYGWILALEGKEIGYAEVQQEEVQIPAVSGIIAVGSLEFPYCTEFLVKGNGLDPDIIRQALLDKGDCLLVVGTEDVVKIHIHTRNPGLILDYAIKYGSLHEVQIHNMLAQNELAAHQAKNVPESSEAAYTGGLEDASSGAPADQAASAGTTKVKDYGIVAVAMGEGIAQIFTSLGVDEVVFGGQTMNPSTSDLAEAIRKVPARHIFLLPNNSNIIMAAGQVNELIEDKEIYVIPTKTIPQAIASLLAFNSDSLPEENVQNMTTAFKQVSSGEVTYAVRNSQYGELEIAEGDILGLIEGTIKTTGRDILDVAKNVLEEMNWREKDLVTIFYGKDMAEEDVSLLTDWLSEEKPEIEVEVYSGKQPLYYYILGVE
- the sdaAB gene encoding L-serine ammonia-lyase, iron-sulfur-dependent subunit beta, with protein sequence MKVGSVFDLLGPVMVGPSSSHTAGAVRLGLMAAKILGAEVKQARIQLHGSFAETGKGHGTHLALTAGLLGMKPDDSRIREASRIALEAGMETVFENVNLGDVHPNSVRFLLTGWGGEKAEINGSSLGGGKILITAVNDFNVEFTGEYPALIAIYMDYPGMIAEITKLLAGKGINIAQMKVSREGKGQNALAVIETDEPITDILSSEMKKMPMIEQVMFIEPIIDI
- the sdaAA gene encoding L-serine ammonia-lyase, iron-sulfur-dependent, subunit alpha; amino-acid sequence: MRSYGELVEKTEKLNKKISDMVLQEECLRTGIPAEQLLKKMKNHYAVMRESVESGMTGEWKSLSGLVGGEAALLEKYRESGKSILGNLVNKAAARAMAVAEVNAGMGRIVAAPTAGSCGVLPAVLLTVQEMSDATEEDAVQTLFTSAGLGMVIAERASVSGAEGGCQAEIGSAAAMAAAAAVELCGGSPDQTAQAAALALKSFLGLVCDPVAGLVEVPCVKRNAMAAVIALTAAEMALAGIKSAIPLDEVIDAMASIGREMSCSLKETSRGGLAVTPAAQKYKDHLAR